One genomic region from Paraburkholderia azotifigens encodes:
- a CDS encoding ferritin-like domain-containing protein, translating to MHNEAVHVMPWRIEDIDLNRIDRQRAVANEDLLLLLCAASFIESGTDLYTSNLSRFFNGDPEVSAWLNNEWEPEEMQHGRALKAYIAHVWPEFDWDTAFHNFFEEYSKTCNMEDFEKTRALEMVARCVVETGTATLYRAIGVCSDEPVLKEITDNIRTDEVRHYKHFFKYFKKYNKIEGNGRLAVLGALMRRVMEIKNEDSEIALRHVFAIRYPERVNDEAYNREKAARVNKLVRHNLSADMCVKMLLKPLDLPAKIQPGVHYPLAKITQHVFFR from the coding sequence ATGCACAACGAGGCTGTTCACGTGATGCCCTGGCGCATCGAAGACATCGATCTCAATCGCATCGACCGCCAGCGCGCGGTCGCCAATGAAGACCTTCTTTTGCTCCTTTGCGCGGCTTCGTTCATCGAAAGCGGTACCGATCTCTACACGAGCAATCTGAGCAGGTTCTTCAATGGCGATCCCGAGGTGTCCGCGTGGCTCAACAATGAGTGGGAGCCCGAAGAAATGCAGCACGGTCGCGCGCTGAAGGCGTACATCGCGCACGTGTGGCCGGAGTTCGACTGGGACACGGCGTTCCACAATTTCTTCGAGGAGTATTCGAAGACCTGCAACATGGAAGACTTCGAAAAGACGCGCGCGCTGGAGATGGTGGCGCGCTGCGTCGTCGAGACGGGCACGGCAACGTTGTATCGCGCGATCGGCGTATGTTCGGACGAGCCCGTTCTGAAGGAAATCACCGACAACATCCGCACCGACGAAGTCCGTCACTACAAGCACTTTTTCAAATACTTCAAGAAGTACAACAAGATCGAGGGCAACGGACGGCTCGCGGTGCTCGGCGCATTGATGCGGCGCGTGATGGAAATCAAGAACGAAGATTCGGAGATCGCGCTACGCCATGTGTTCGCGATCCGCTATCCCGAGCGTGTCAACGACGAGGCGTATAACCGCGAAAAGGCGGCGCGCGTGAACAAGCTCGTGCGGCACAACCTGTCCGCCGATATGTGTGTGAAGATGCTGCTCAAACCGCTCGATCTGCCGGCGAAAATTCAGCCAGGCGTCCATTACCCGCTCGCGAAGATCACGCAGCACGTGTTTTTCCGCTGA
- a CDS encoding DeoR/GlpR family DNA-binding transcription regulator, which produces MTRDPRLTLNARQQELLEWVQRDGFVTVDDLAAHFDVTPQTIRRDVNWLADMNLLRRYHGGASLPTSSENVSYSARQRMFHDEKRRIASLVATHIPDQASLFINLGTTTEEVARALNRHRGLRVITNNLNVASMMSGYPDCEVLVTGGIVRPWDKGIVGELAIDFIRQFKVDFAIIGTSSIETDGTLRDFDTREVRVAEAIIEHSRTVFLAADHSKFGRPALVRQGHLNQIDSLFTDAPPPPDMAETLATSGTQVYIAE; this is translated from the coding sequence ATGACACGAGACCCCCGCCTGACGCTGAACGCACGTCAACAGGAACTGCTGGAGTGGGTGCAACGCGACGGCTTCGTCACGGTCGACGATCTGGCTGCGCACTTCGACGTGACGCCGCAGACGATCCGCCGCGACGTCAACTGGCTCGCCGACATGAACCTGCTGCGCCGCTACCACGGCGGCGCGAGTCTGCCGACCAGTTCCGAGAACGTCTCCTATAGCGCGCGCCAGCGGATGTTCCATGACGAGAAGCGGCGCATCGCGTCACTCGTCGCCACGCACATTCCCGATCAGGCTTCCCTCTTCATCAACCTCGGCACGACGACGGAAGAAGTCGCGCGTGCGCTGAACCGCCATCGCGGCCTGCGCGTGATTACCAACAACCTGAACGTCGCGAGCATGATGAGCGGCTATCCGGATTGCGAGGTGCTGGTGACGGGCGGGATCGTGCGGCCGTGGGACAAGGGCATCGTCGGCGAGCTGGCGATCGACTTCATCCGCCAGTTCAAGGTGGACTTCGCGATCATCGGCACGTCGAGCATCGAGACGGACGGCACGCTGCGCGATTTCGACACGCGCGAGGTGCGCGTCGCCGAAGCGATCATCGAACATTCGCGCACCGTCTTCCTGGCCGCCGACCATTCGAAATTCGGGCGACCTGCGCTCGTGCGCCAGGGGCATCTGAACCAGATCGATTCCCTCTTCACCGACGCTCCGCCGCCGCCCGACATGGCCGAAACGCTGGCGACTTCCGGCACGCAGGTCTACATCGCCGAGTAA